In a single window of the Gammaproteobacteria bacterium genome:
- a CDS encoding DUF302 domain-containing protein — protein QHDVELTANRLERILLDKGMTIFARVKHAEAAWKLGKKLRPTELIIFGNPKIGTLLMQCQQTAAIDLPQKALVWADAAGTVWLSYNNPDYIESRHNIQGCDEVTAKIKNALASFASFAVSKSAE, from the coding sequence CAGCACGATGTTGAGTTAACCGCGAATCGTCTCGAGCGAATCCTACTTGATAAAGGCATGACAATATTTGCCCGAGTGAAACACGCTGAAGCGGCGTGGAAATTGGGTAAAAAACTGCGTCCGACTGAATTGATTATTTTTGGCAATCCAAAAATTGGCACATTGTTGATGCAATGTCAGCAAACAGCAGCCATTGATTTGCCGCAAAAGGCATTGGTCTGGGCGGATGCGGCGGGGACAGTATGGCTTAGCTATAACAACCCCGATTATATCGAGTCGCGTCATAATATTCAGGGATGCGATGAAGTGACTGCCAAAATAAAAAATGCACTGGCTAGCTTTGCCAGTTTTGCAGTGTCGAAATCAGCAGAGTGA
- a CDS encoding TIGR00645 family protein: protein MKNLEPALERLLFISRWLLVPFLIGLVISTTLLFIKFASELLNLITDLNSLSQIELVLGVLNMIELTLIASLLFIIVFSCYESFVSKFNTIAYQDKPAWMGKVDFSALKMKVIGSIIAISSIELLKVFINLNNYDEQEIQWKVIIFIAFVISGVLFAVMDRLSSHPNRD, encoded by the coding sequence ATGAAAAACCTAGAACCAGCACTGGAAAGATTATTATTTATTAGCCGCTGGTTGCTGGTTCCTTTTCTAATTGGACTCGTTATCTCAACGACTTTGTTGTTTATAAAGTTTGCTAGCGAATTACTCAATCTCATCACAGACCTTAATTCACTCAGCCAGATTGAGCTAGTGTTGGGCGTGCTCAATATGATCGAGCTAACACTGATAGCAAGCTTGCTTTTTATTATCGTTTTTAGCTGCTATGAAAGTTTCGTCTCCAAATTTAACACTATTGCTTACCAAGACAAGCCCGCATGGATGGGTAAGGTCGATTTTTCGGCATTAAAGATGAAGGTGATTGGTTCTATTATCGCCATTTCTTCCATTGAATTATTGAAAGTGTTCATAAATCTCAATAATTACGACGAACAAGAAATTCAATGGAAAGTCATTATATTTATTGCCTTTGTGATATCTGGCGTCTTGTTTGCTGTCATGGATCGCTTATCATCGCATCCTAATCGTGACTAA
- a CDS encoding DMT family transporter produces the protein MNSLQIIILLVLGALWGASFLFMRVAAPEIGAVWLTELRVLLAGLVLLPWLFWQRRWTLMRLHARDLFVVGALNSALPFVLIAYITTSVTAGVSSILNAIVPIVGIVFAYFFAKEKLTWSQLIGVISGFFGVMILMLWQQAEISSPSPLMVLAALVASISYVAGAHYTKQRLAKIPSIAFVIGTQLAAAILLLPLLPFFVPQQYPSMAAVGSIVALAVLSTSLAFIWYFKLIHQIGPTKTLMVTYLVPFFGMLWGALLLGEVITINQVAGAVLILAGVALSLNSFSLKNTTKL, from the coding sequence ATGAATAGCTTGCAAATCATTATTTTGCTAGTGCTTGGCGCGCTTTGGGGTGCGTCGTTTTTGTTTATGCGTGTGGCGGCACCGGAAATTGGTGCCGTGTGGTTGACTGAGTTACGCGTATTGTTGGCTGGCTTGGTATTGTTACCATGGTTGTTTTGGCAAAGACGATGGACGTTGATGCGTTTACATGCGCGCGATTTATTTGTTGTTGGCGCGCTTAATAGCGCATTACCATTCGTGTTGATTGCCTATATTACGACTTCAGTGACGGCAGGAGTGAGTTCGATATTGAATGCGATTGTGCCTATCGTAGGTATTGTTTTTGCCTATTTTTTTGCAAAAGAAAAGCTAACGTGGTCCCAGTTAATAGGTGTTATTTCAGGTTTTTTCGGTGTGATGATATTGATGTTGTGGCAGCAAGCCGAAATTTCATCGCCTTCACCACTGATGGTGTTAGCGGCGCTTGTGGCCTCAATTTCTTATGTCGCTGGCGCACATTATACGAAACAGCGCTTGGCCAAAATTCCATCTATCGCTTTTGTCATAGGAACACAATTAGCGGCGGCGATTCTGTTGCTGCCTTTATTACCATTTTTTGTTCCGCAGCAATACCCTAGCATGGCAGCAGTCGGGTCTATAGTTGCTTTGGCAGTACTCTCAACTTCCTTAGCATTTATCTGGTATTTTAAACTCATTCACCAGATAGGGCCGACAAAAACCCTTATGGTGACATACCTTGTTCCTTTTTTCGGCATGCTCTGGGGCGCATTGTTGCTTGGCGAGGTGATTACCATTAACCAAGTTGCTGGCGCCGTCTTAATACTTGCAGGAGTTGCGCTATCGCTAAATAGTTTCAGCTTAAAAAATACCACGAAATTATGA